The Paenibacillus tianjinensis genome has a window encoding:
- a CDS encoding GNAT family N-acetyltransferase yields the protein MSHYDAIMRRLRSNPLKNVTPLKMMTAYHEVIDSCLIEQGEQWGILLLLPACSYSFDQKTYPEADVIVLMDYSSTEVVPAIVERIPREAKLVFKLQQEARIAIQEYFPLHPVRCFYSYSSVPGQSFIPDEAAVLSDQIDERLLPLWYSNGYTQEEIRHYFQDGAFSVALYDGHNPLSTCIIFRNEEQIWEIGAVHTAEAGRRKGLAARVVRTALHHTLQRGYIPRYQVQDTNTASIRLAEAVGLTLAVKLEHWMNYSVQPK from the coding sequence TTGAGCCACTATGATGCCATTATGCGCCGCTTGCGCAGCAATCCGCTGAAAAATGTTACTCCACTCAAAATGATGACCGCCTATCATGAGGTAATAGACAGCTGCCTGATCGAACAAGGGGAGCAATGGGGAATTCTGCTGTTATTACCGGCTTGCAGCTATTCTTTTGATCAGAAGACCTATCCCGAAGCCGATGTAATTGTGCTGATGGATTACAGCAGTACGGAAGTGGTACCGGCAATCGTAGAACGTATTCCAAGAGAAGCTAAGCTGGTATTCAAGCTGCAGCAGGAAGCGCGGATAGCCATTCAGGAATATTTCCCGCTGCATCCGGTCCGCTGCTTCTATTCCTACTCTAGCGTGCCGGGCCAAAGCTTCATTCCGGATGAAGCCGCCGTACTAAGTGATCAGATTGATGAGCGGCTGCTTCCGTTATGGTACAGTAACGGTTATACCCAGGAAGAAATCAGGCATTATTTTCAAGATGGAGCATTTTCAGTGGCCCTGTATGATGGACATAATCCGCTCAGCACTTGTATCATATTCCGTAACGAGGAACAGATCTGGGAGATCGGAGCTGTACATACAGCCGAAGCAGGCCGGAGAAAGGGGCTGGCAGCACGTGTAGTCCGCACAGCCTTACATCACACACTGCAAAGAGGCTACATCCCACGATATCAGGTACAGGATACCAATACGGCCTCCATCCGGCTGGCTGAAGCAGTGGGTCTAACTCTTGCTGTGAAGCTTGAGCACTGGATGAATTACAGTGTTCAGCCGAAATAA
- a CDS encoding DUF4190 domain-containing protein, translated as MSYQPFGQQDYYPPPPSPPAHTNGKSIAALVLGILSIVTPYIGLLFGIIAIIMSAISLKEIRNRYEGGRGLAIAGLVCGIIGTIIYALLILLFIIIILFAAGAGNDAINTFNFSTNNI; from the coding sequence ATGAGCTATCAACCCTTTGGACAACAAGATTATTACCCGCCTCCTCCTTCCCCGCCGGCTCACACCAATGGTAAATCCATTGCTGCACTGGTACTGGGGATACTTTCAATCGTAACCCCTTATATTGGCCTCTTATTCGGGATCATTGCCATTATTATGTCAGCCATCTCCCTGAAAGAGATCCGCAACCGTTATGAAGGAGGCAGAGGGCTGGCCATCGCAGGGCTGGTCTGCGGCATTATCGGAACGATTATCTATGCACTGCTAATTTTGCTATTTATTATTATTATTTTATTTGCTGCCGGAGCGGGCAACGATGCAATCAACACCTTCAACTTCAGCACGAACAACATCTAA